The following are encoded in a window of Amphibacillus xylanus NBRC 15112 genomic DNA:
- the tsf gene encoding translation elongation factor Ts — translation MKITAAMVKELREKTGAGMMDCKKALQETDGDMEKAIDYLREKGISSAAKKADRIAAEGTAYTLIEGNTAVLLEINCETDFVTKNDQFQALVKELAEHLISQKPSNLEEALAQPLNGNGDTVETHINKAVATIGEKITLRRFVLVDKTDADVFGAYTHLNGTIGTLVLLEGTTDAEFARDIAMHIAAANPQFISRDDVDAELVEREREVLKQQALNEGKPEKIVEKMVEGRLGKFFEDISLLEQSFVKDPDVKVKKLVADKGATVRSFTRYQVGEGIEKREENFAEEVLNQMKN, via the coding sequence ATGAAGATTACGGCAGCTATGGTAAAAGAGTTACGCGAAAAAACTGGTGCAGGTATGATGGACTGTAAAAAAGCTTTACAAGAAACTGATGGTGATATGGAAAAAGCCATTGATTATTTACGTGAAAAAGGTATCTCTAGCGCAGCTAAAAAAGCTGATCGAATCGCAGCAGAGGGTACTGCTTATACATTAATTGAAGGTAATACAGCTGTATTATTAGAAATTAACTGTGAAACAGACTTTGTTACAAAGAATGATCAATTCCAAGCGCTTGTTAAAGAGTTAGCAGAGCACTTAATTTCTCAAAAACCAAGCAACTTAGAAGAAGCTTTAGCACAACCATTAAACGGAAATGGCGACACTGTTGAAACACACATTAACAAAGCTGTTGCAACAATTGGTGAAAAAATCACATTACGCCGCTTTGTATTAGTTGATAAAACAGATGCAGATGTATTTGGTGCATATACACACTTAAATGGTACTATTGGTACATTAGTATTATTAGAAGGTACAACAGATGCAGAATTTGCAAGAGATATCGCAATGCATATTGCTGCAGCTAATCCACAATTTATTTCACGTGACGATGTTGATGCTGAGTTAGTTGAAAGAGAAAGAGAAGTCTTAAAACAACAAGCTCTAAATGAAGGAAAACCAGAAAAGATCGTTGAGAAAATGGTTGAGGGACGTTTAGGCAAATTCTTTGAAGACATTAGCTTATTAGAGCAAAGCTTTGTTAAGGATCCAGACGTAAAAGTTAAGAAATTAGTAGCAGATAAAGGTGCTACAGTTCGTTCATTTACACGTTACCAAGTTGGTGAAGGAATTGAAAAACGCGAAGAAAACTTTGCGGAAGAAGTACTTAATCAAATGAAGAACTAA
- the rpsB gene encoding 30S ribosomal protein S2, protein MAVISMKQLLEAGVHFGHQTRRWNPKMKKYIFTERNGIYIIDLQKTVKMVDVAYNFIREVAENGGSVLFVGTKKQAQEAIKEEAIRSGQYYINQRWLGGTLTNFETIRKSINRLKDIERMEEDGTFDVLPKKETVNLLKEKDRLVKFLGGIKDMKKLPDVLFVVDPRKERIAVAEAKKLNIPIVGIVDTNCDPDEIDYVIPANDDAIRAVKLLTSTMADAILEAKQGEETEEVAQTEAEVADVEVTTEEVEVEETPVEQE, encoded by the coding sequence ATGGCAGTTATTTCAATGAAACAACTACTAGAAGCAGGTGTTCATTTTGGACACCAAACACGTCGCTGGAATCCGAAAATGAAAAAATACATTTTCACGGAAAGAAACGGAATTTATATTATTGATTTACAAAAAACAGTTAAAATGGTTGATGTTGCTTACAACTTCATCAGAGAAGTTGCTGAGAACGGTGGTAGCGTACTATTTGTTGGTACGAAGAAACAAGCTCAAGAAGCAATTAAAGAAGAAGCTATCCGCTCAGGCCAATACTACATTAACCAACGTTGGTTAGGTGGTACATTAACTAACTTCGAAACAATTCGTAAAAGCATTAACCGTCTAAAAGACATTGAAAGAATGGAAGAAGACGGAACATTTGATGTTTTACCTAAGAAAGAAACAGTTAACCTATTAAAAGAAAAAGATCGTCTAGTTAAGTTTTTAGGCGGAATTAAAGATATGAAGAAACTTCCTGACGTTTTATTCGTTGTTGATCCACGTAAAGAGCGTATTGCAGTGGCAGAAGCGAAAAAACTTAACATTCCAATCGTTGGGATTGTTGATACAAACTGTGATCCAGATGAAATCGATTATGTTATCCCAGCTAACGACGATGCAATTCGTGCGGTTAAACTATTAACTTCAACAATGGCAGATGCAATTTTAGAAGCTAAACAAGGTGAAGAAACTGAAGAAGTAGCTCAAACAGAAGCAGAAGTAGCTGATGTTGAAGTTACAACTGAAGAAGTCGAAGTTGAAGAAACACCTGTTGAACAAGAATAA
- a CDS encoding DUF6115 domain-containing protein: MGYLLLISFIIHGITLVIIRQLKIKIDQPAVTKQTLDQQKKEIEELLAVYLLEIREENDKLLEAINHKTETKSKVNTGSNDTQVQKPILSSTQQTTSTAKPETEKYQDYQPLLPKDEDEPVETSFAAQVLALADRGYSAEAIAKELNRGKTEVELLIKFHQR, from the coding sequence ATGGGGTATTTATTATTAATTAGTTTTATTATTCATGGGATAACATTAGTCATCATTAGGCAACTTAAAATAAAAATCGATCAACCCGCCGTGACCAAACAAACGCTCGATCAACAAAAGAAAGAAATTGAAGAGCTTTTAGCGGTGTATTTATTAGAAATACGTGAGGAAAATGACAAGTTGCTTGAAGCGATTAATCATAAAACTGAAACAAAATCAAAAGTTAATACGGGCAGTAATGATACGCAAGTTCAAAAACCAATACTTAGTTCAACTCAACAAACGACTTCAACTGCAAAGCCCGAAACGGAAAAATACCAAGATTATCAACCTTTACTGCCAAAGGATGAAGATGAGCCAGTTGAAACATCATTTGCGGCTCAAGTTCTAGCCTTAGCAGACCGAGGCTACTCAGCAGAAGCAATTGCCAAGGAATTAAATCGAGGCAAAACGGAAGTTGAACTGTTAATAAAATTTCATCAAAGATAG
- a CDS encoding DUF342 domain-containing protein: protein MVDLNDHFILFVSEDKMAATIQLLEPYDADKINEKLIREWLSENKIVSGINNEAISQIASQCNESDFPVSIAKGKAPVDGIDGKITFLSEQNDEIDIDDKRSFRDIKRIPSIEVNEKIAYITDPIDGDFGYDIFGKKLPYRKARPVKMRAGKNVVYNETDKAFYSEIKGKLSVTGNRINVHNVYEVNEDLSMKTGNISFVGSIVIRGNVPTGYRVEAEGDIHVYGLVEASYLKAGGNITISEGVAGLKKAEIIAGGDINIGYINQATVEAGHNIIVNNSIIHGECVAKNHIYCHSGSIIGGTCSAGVTIEAKEVGNKMDTKTEISIGVNKAEFDLETQLESAKRTLMSEITKLKKLGDGLERKARTGGGLTSRERILLLKQKNSLHVTKDKLAKIEQKIDSLNVNLGDEEIARLIVTRALYPNVELRFGKYQRTTDSIYKYTQVYIEDGEIEIKPL, encoded by the coding sequence ATGGTAGACTTAAATGATCATTTCATATTATTTGTATCAGAAGATAAAATGGCTGCAACGATTCAATTGCTTGAACCATATGATGCCGATAAGATTAACGAGAAGTTAATCAGGGAATGGTTAAGCGAGAACAAAATTGTATCCGGTATCAATAATGAAGCTATTAGTCAGATCGCAAGTCAATGTAATGAATCCGATTTTCCAGTATCAATTGCAAAGGGGAAAGCACCTGTTGATGGTATTGACGGAAAGATTACATTTCTGTCTGAACAAAATGATGAGATAGATATCGATGATAAAAGAAGTTTTAGAGATATTAAACGTATACCATCAATTGAAGTGAATGAAAAAATAGCATACATTACCGATCCAATTGATGGTGATTTTGGTTATGACATTTTCGGTAAGAAATTACCTTATCGAAAAGCAAGGCCGGTAAAAATGCGTGCCGGTAAAAATGTTGTATATAATGAAACTGATAAAGCCTTCTATTCAGAAATTAAGGGTAAACTAAGTGTGACAGGGAATAGAATTAATGTACATAATGTTTATGAAGTTAACGAAGATTTGTCAATGAAAACAGGAAATATAAGTTTTGTTGGTTCGATTGTTATTCGTGGAAATGTACCTACTGGATATCGCGTTGAAGCAGAAGGGGATATTCATGTTTATGGTTTAGTAGAAGCTAGTTACTTAAAAGCAGGCGGGAACATTACGATTAGTGAAGGTGTTGCTGGACTGAAAAAAGCAGAAATTATTGCTGGTGGCGATATCAATATCGGCTACATAAATCAAGCTACAGTTGAGGCAGGACACAATATTATCGTTAATAATTCAATTATTCATGGTGAATGTGTCGCAAAAAACCATATTTATTGTCATTCGGGAAGTATTATCGGTGGAACATGCTCTGCTGGTGTAACAATTGAGGCTAAAGAAGTGGGCAACAAGATGGATACTAAAACAGAGATTTCAATTGGGGTTAATAAGGCCGAATTTGATTTAGAAACTCAATTAGAGTCCGCCAAAAGAACATTAATGAGTGAAATAACTAAATTAAAGAAACTTGGAGATGGTCTTGAAAGAAAGGCTAGAACAGGTGGAGGATTAACGTCAAGAGAACGAATTTTATTATTAAAACAAAAAAATTCTCTTCACGTAACGAAAGATAAATTGGCCAAAATTGAACAAAAAATTGACAGTCTAAATGTTAATCTTGGCGATGAGGAGATAGCACGATTGATCGTAACAAGGGCTCTCTACCCTAATGTTGAGCTTCGATTTGGTAAATACCAAAGAACGACTGATTCGATTTATAAATATACTCAAGTCTATATTGAGGATGGAGAAATCGAAATTAAACCTCTATAG
- a CDS encoding FliA/WhiG family RNA polymerase sigma factor translates to MGNKDKHIEQLWENYIKYKDEHTTNQLVEHYLYLVDYHTQRISSHLPKNVQRDEIRSLGLFGLYDALQKFDLNRDLKFDTYASFRIRGAIIDGLRKEDWLPRSTREKAKKIEQASSELTQKLQRTPTSSEIADYLNMTRDEVETSYKDAMFANLLSIEQRASDDPDDAKEGIGYSIIDHDQLSPEEHLVQEENYTELAESIKSLNKNEQLVISLFYHDELTLTEIGQVLSLTTSRISQIHKQAIFKLKQSLRSS, encoded by the coding sequence TTGGGAAATAAGGACAAGCATATTGAACAACTATGGGAAAATTACATTAAATATAAAGATGAGCATACCACCAACCAACTCGTTGAACATTATTTGTATTTGGTTGATTATCATACGCAACGAATTTCGAGTCATTTACCTAAAAACGTTCAACGAGATGAAATAAGAAGTTTAGGTTTATTTGGATTATATGATGCTCTACAAAAGTTCGATCTTAATCGTGATTTGAAATTTGACACATACGCTTCCTTCCGCATCCGTGGTGCTATAATCGATGGATTAAGGAAGGAAGACTGGTTGCCAAGATCAACTAGAGAAAAGGCGAAAAAGATTGAACAAGCATCAAGTGAATTAACACAAAAATTACAAAGAACCCCAACGTCTTCAGAAATTGCTGATTATTTAAATATGACACGCGATGAAGTTGAGACTAGTTATAAAGATGCAATGTTTGCAAATCTTCTTTCTATTGAACAGCGGGCATCAGATGACCCAGATGATGCAAAAGAGGGGATTGGATACAGTATCATTGATCATGATCAATTATCACCTGAAGAGCATTTAGTACAGGAAGAAAATTATACTGAATTAGCAGAATCAATTAAAAGCTTGAATAAAAACGAACAACTTGTGATCAGTTTGTTTTATCATGATGAATTAACACTAACAGAAATTGGCCAAGTTTTATCATTAACTACATCTAGAATCTCTCAAATTCATAAACAAGCGATTTTTAAATTGAAGCAATCCTTACGATCATCTTAG
- a CDS encoding chemotaxis protein CheD: MKIEEIKTIKVGIADLKFVKAPDVIRTSGLGSCVGVVIYDPTIKIAGMAHVMLPDSKSAKKEGLNQYKYADTAIPILVDTLLKDGARKYALKAKIAGGAQMFAFSAKNDMLRVGQRNVEAVKKQLGDYQIPIIAEDVHGNSGRTIEFSPETSMLYIRTISQGSKEI; encoded by the coding sequence GTGAAAATTGAAGAAATTAAGACTATAAAAGTAGGTATTGCAGATTTAAAGTTTGTTAAAGCGCCTGATGTCATTCGAACTTCAGGTTTGGGCTCTTGTGTTGGTGTCGTAATCTATGATCCAACAATAAAAATTGCCGGGATGGCACATGTTATGTTACCAGATTCAAAATCGGCAAAAAAAGAAGGATTGAATCAGTATAAATATGCAGATACTGCAATTCCTATATTAGTCGATACACTTTTGAAAGACGGTGCGAGAAAATATGCTCTTAAAGCTAAGATAGCTGGTGGCGCACAAATGTTTGCATTTAGTGCGAAAAACGATATGCTTCGTGTCGGTCAACGTAATGTAGAAGCGGTAAAAAAACAACTTGGAGATTACCAAATTCCGATTATCGCGGAAGATGTTCATGGAAACAGTGGACGAACGATTGAGTTTTCTCCAGAAACATCGATGCTCTACATACGCACGATAAGCCAAGGATCAAAAGAGATATAA
- a CDS encoding chemotaxis protein CheC, translated as MSIFDQITEYQLDVLKEVGNIGSGNAATSLSMLLGSKIDMKIPAVRLVDYNEMMDLVGGSETLIAAIFLRIEGETPGNMFFVLSSQEATNFVEQMTGQTDFSIENPPHDEMALSALQEAGNILAGSYLTALSDFLKLSLQPSVPILTIDMAGAILTEGLMELSQVSDYAIIIETIIDNHEEVKKQIKGHFFLLPDPDSFLKIFNKLGVQDQ; from the coding sequence ATGTCTATATTTGATCAGATAACGGAGTATCAGTTAGACGTTTTGAAGGAAGTTGGTAATATAGGTTCGGGAAATGCTGCAACTTCATTGTCGATGTTACTAGGAAGTAAAATTGACATGAAAATACCTGCTGTTCGACTAGTTGATTATAATGAAATGATGGACTTAGTTGGTGGCTCTGAAACATTAATCGCAGCAATCTTTTTGAGAATAGAAGGGGAAACACCAGGTAATATGTTTTTTGTTCTGTCATCACAAGAAGCAACCAATTTCGTTGAACAGATGACAGGCCAAACAGATTTTTCAATCGAAAATCCGCCTCATGATGAAATGGCACTATCTGCTTTACAAGAAGCAGGGAACATACTAGCAGGATCCTACTTAACAGCTTTATCTGATTTTCTTAAATTATCACTTCAACCGTCTGTACCAATTCTGACAATTGATATGGCAGGCGCTATCCTTACAGAAGGATTGATGGAACTTTCGCAAGTTAGTGATTATGCAATTATTATTGAGACAATAATTGATAATCATGAAGAAGTTAAAAAACAAATCAAAGGTCATTTCTTCTTATTGCCAGACCCAGATTCGTTTTTGAAAATTTTCAATAAATTAGGTGTGCAAGACCAGTGA
- a CDS encoding chemotaxis protein CheW: MTQVDSEFIKSIVFQLNDEEYAMPVQLVGSIERMLPITRVPGTPDFVKGVLNLRGVVTPLIDLRARFGFEPKEYNDMTRTIIIHHDDMDVGLIVDAAQDVIDIPKKSIEPAPEVVGSLHIDYIDGVAKYEDRLFILLNIEKILSKELLEEATMAQREKLVQ, translated from the coding sequence ATGACACAAGTAGATTCAGAATTTATAAAATCAATTGTTTTTCAGTTAAATGATGAAGAGTACGCAATGCCTGTACAACTCGTTGGATCGATCGAAAGAATGCTACCAATTACAAGAGTTCCGGGAACACCCGATTTTGTTAAAGGCGTATTAAACCTACGTGGTGTTGTTACACCATTAATTGACTTAAGAGCTCGATTTGGATTTGAACCAAAAGAATATAACGATATGACACGAACTATTATTATCCATCATGATGATATGGACGTCGGTTTAATCGTTGACGCTGCTCAAGATGTCATTGACATACCTAAGAAATCGATTGAACCAGCACCTGAAGTCGTTGGTTCGCTACATATCGATTATATTGATGGCGTTGCGAAGTATGAAGACCGTCTATTTATTCTATTAAATATCGAGAAAATCCTATCAAAAGAACTCTTAGAAGAAGCAACGATGGCTCAAAGAGAAAAGCTGGTGCAATAA
- a CDS encoding chemotaxis protein CheA produces the protein MEVNEYLDVFIEESKEHIQSLNDHLLELEKDPKNINIVNEIFRSAHTLKGMSATMGYQDLADLTHNMENVLDAVRNNKLELNSDIIDVIFNAVDALESMVYDIIDGGEGRLDVTTLVNKLDAIQSGETLSDQKASQKTKVTEESTTQKLDLDEFELTVLQQSNEKGYKNYQVTVQLQETTLLKAARVYMVFGIFEQIGEVIKSVPSVTELEDENFDFDFSVVLVTKDSPTEIEQKVMKVSEIKSVEVSELDIQQFVQEQQETEVVENNEQQEDTAANDDKSQSKRPLTSKTIRVNIERLDALMNLFEELVTDRGRLEQISADLRHNDLQETVERMARVSSDLQNIILNMRMVPIDQVFNRFPRMVRQLGRDLNKDIKLEIVGADTELDRTVIDEIGDPLVHLIRNALDHGIETPEERKAKNKPEQGTLRLNAYHSGNHVFIEISDDGAGINRDAVTKKAIKNGIITAEQAESYSDQQVYQLIMESGFSTAEKISDISGRGVGLDVVKNTIESLGGKISIDSELNKGSIFSIQLPLTLTIISVMLTEIEDEVYAIPLSSILETAIIHKDKVMTAHNKQVIDFRGKVVPLVSLKKVFEVPGEEKEDDYYSIVIIRQGERMVGLIVDSFIGQQEVVLKSLGNYLSNVFAISGATILGDGKVALIIDTNALIKK, from the coding sequence ATGGAAGTTAATGAATATCTTGACGTTTTCATTGAAGAAAGTAAGGAACACATACAATCTTTAAATGACCATTTACTCGAGCTAGAAAAAGATCCTAAAAACATTAACATTGTTAATGAAATTTTTAGATCAGCACATACTTTAAAAGGTATGTCAGCAACCATGGGCTATCAAGATTTAGCCGACTTAACTCACAATATGGAAAACGTGCTAGATGCTGTTAGAAATAATAAACTTGAGTTAAATTCCGATATTATTGATGTGATCTTTAATGCTGTAGACGCTTTAGAATCGATGGTTTATGACATTATTGATGGTGGTGAAGGTAGGTTAGATGTCACTACACTCGTCAATAAATTAGATGCAATCCAATCTGGAGAAACTTTGAGTGACCAAAAAGCATCACAAAAGACTAAAGTAACAGAGGAATCAACAACACAGAAACTAGACTTAGATGAGTTTGAATTAACTGTATTACAGCAATCTAATGAAAAAGGCTATAAAAATTATCAAGTCACTGTACAATTACAAGAAACAACATTGTTAAAAGCAGCTAGAGTATACATGGTGTTCGGTATATTTGAACAAATTGGTGAAGTGATTAAGTCAGTTCCATCCGTAACAGAATTAGAAGATGAAAACTTTGATTTTGATTTTTCTGTTGTTTTAGTTACAAAAGACTCGCCAACTGAAATTGAACAAAAAGTTATGAAAGTTTCAGAAATTAAGTCTGTTGAAGTTAGTGAATTAGACATTCAACAATTTGTTCAAGAACAGCAAGAAACCGAAGTTGTAGAAAATAATGAGCAACAAGAAGATACAGCAGCAAATGATGACAAATCACAATCGAAACGTCCATTAACGAGCAAAACTATTCGTGTAAATATTGAACGTTTAGATGCATTAATGAATTTATTTGAAGAATTAGTTACAGATCGAGGAAGACTTGAACAAATTTCTGCAGATTTACGCCATAATGATTTACAGGAAACAGTTGAAAGAATGGCTAGAGTATCAAGTGATCTTCAAAACATCATTTTAAATATGCGAATGGTACCGATTGATCAAGTATTCAATCGTTTCCCACGAATGGTAAGACAATTAGGACGAGATCTGAATAAAGATATAAAACTAGAAATTGTTGGTGCTGATACTGAGTTAGATCGTACAGTAATAGATGAAATTGGTGATCCACTTGTACACCTAATTAGAAATGCTCTAGATCACGGTATAGAGACACCAGAAGAAAGAAAAGCGAAAAACAAACCTGAACAAGGAACGTTAAGATTAAACGCCTATCACAGTGGTAACCACGTGTTTATTGAAATATCTGATGATGGTGCTGGAATCAATCGAGATGCCGTTACGAAAAAAGCGATTAAAAATGGAATAATTACAGCGGAGCAAGCCGAATCCTATAGTGATCAACAAGTATATCAATTGATTATGGAAAGTGGCTTTTCGACTGCAGAAAAAATATCTGATATCTCAGGTCGCGGTGTAGGATTAGATGTTGTGAAGAATACGATTGAGTCACTAGGTGGAAAGATTTCCATTGATTCAGAATTGAATAAGGGATCGATTTTCTCTATTCAATTACCATTAACATTGACAATCATTTCAGTTATGTTAACTGAAATTGAAGATGAAGTATATGCTATTCCATTATCATCAATTCTTGAAACAGCAATTATTCATAAAGATAAAGTTATGACTGCACACAATAAACAAGTTATCGATTTCAGAGGAAAAGTAGTACCACTTGTTTCGCTGAAGAAGGTCTTTGAAGTACCAGGTGAAGAAAAAGAAGATGACTATTATTCAATTGTCATTATTCGCCAAGGAGAAAGAATGGTCGGTTTAATTGTTGATTCATTTATTGGACAGCAAGAGGTCGTTCTAAAATCGTTAGGTAACTATTTATCAAATGTATTTGCAATTTCTGGTGCAACAATTCTTGGTGATGGAAAAGTTGCATTGATTATTGATACAAACGCACTCATCAAAAAGTAA
- a CDS encoding protein-glutamate methylesterase/protein-glutamine glutaminase: protein MDVKKIKVLVVDDSAFMRKMISNILESHHLLTVVGTARNGLDALKKIDELNPDVITLDIEMPEMDGLTALKRIMETKPMPVVMLSSLSKHSADKTFESMELGAVDFVTKPSGAISLNIKEIESEIISKVLEATKVKVDLFTKANRTPEYSKASAHRITQNFSKQNQNIIGIGTSTGGPRALQQVITRLPENIPAPIVIVQHMPPGFTESLAKRLDQLSHVKVLEVSDGEKLENGVAYIAPGGYQFRVIETKEGLRAKITKEEPKSGHQPSVDVLFESLANLLNYNLIGTIMTGMGADGANGIVEMKKKKQNTVIIAEAEETCVVYGMPKSAVKTGVVDHVVQLPEIADMIINLLKIRGE from the coding sequence ATGGATGTGAAAAAGATAAAAGTATTAGTAGTTGATGACTCTGCTTTTATGCGTAAAATGATTTCAAATATTTTAGAATCTCACCATCTATTAACTGTAGTAGGAACTGCTAGAAATGGACTTGACGCATTAAAAAAGATTGATGAATTAAATCCTGATGTCATTACGCTTGATATTGAAATGCCTGAAATGGATGGCTTAACAGCATTAAAAAGAATTATGGAAACAAAGCCTATGCCTGTTGTCATGCTTTCAAGCTTATCAAAGCATTCAGCTGATAAGACGTTTGAATCTATGGAATTAGGAGCAGTTGATTTTGTCACAAAGCCTTCTGGGGCAATTTCACTTAATATTAAAGAAATAGAGTCAGAAATCATCAGCAAGGTTCTAGAAGCAACAAAAGTAAAAGTTGATTTATTTACTAAAGCTAATAGAACTCCGGAATATTCAAAAGCATCAGCTCATCGTATTACGCAAAACTTTTCAAAGCAAAATCAGAATATTATCGGAATTGGTACTTCTACTGGGGGACCAAGAGCATTGCAACAAGTGATTACACGATTGCCTGAAAATATCCCAGCGCCGATTGTAATCGTTCAGCATATGCCTCCAGGCTTCACCGAATCACTAGCAAAACGTTTAGATCAATTGTCGCATGTTAAAGTACTTGAAGTTAGTGATGGTGAAAAATTAGAAAATGGTGTTGCCTATATCGCACCAGGTGGCTATCAATTTAGAGTAATAGAAACAAAAGAAGGATTAAGAGCAAAGATTACTAAAGAAGAGCCTAAGAGTGGCCATCAACCATCAGTCGACGTTTTATTTGAATCATTAGCAAATCTATTAAACTATAATTTAATTGGAACCATTATGACTGGGATGGGTGCAGACGGAGCTAATGGCATTGTTGAAATGAAAAAGAAGAAACAGAATACGGTTATCATCGCTGAAGCTGAAGAAACGTGTGTTGTCTATGGAATGCCTAAGTCTGCAGTTAAAACAGGCGTCGTTGATCACGTCGTCCAATTACCAGAAATTGCAGACATGATAATAAATTTATTGAAAATTAGAGGTGAATAG
- a CDS encoding MinD/ParA family protein encodes MYHDQAANLRQTMQRLKIKKHAKTIAVVSGKGGVGKSNFTINFALKLIEQNKKVLIIDLDIGMGNVDILLGLQAKQSIVEMYENHLSIRDIIEIGPNDIAYISAGSGLSTVFNMDEAKLNYFLDQFNEITSDYDYIFFDMGAGASNDSLAYILAADECILVTTPEPTSMMDGYAMIKHIHYKNEQLPFYLLINRAQSVNEGKQIIKKLQRVTQHFLGKEITPLGVLPDDKKVSKAVVSQVPFVLYDSSAHVSRAIEQIVKQYLTDTINVDQKAPSSFISKLKKFIKER; translated from the coding sequence ATGTATCATGATCAAGCTGCAAATTTACGTCAAACTATGCAAAGACTCAAAATAAAAAAACATGCTAAGACAATTGCCGTTGTTAGCGGTAAAGGCGGAGTAGGTAAGTCGAATTTTACGATTAACTTTGCGCTAAAACTTATTGAACAAAATAAAAAGGTATTAATTATTGATTTGGATATTGGTATGGGAAATGTTGATATTTTGCTAGGGCTTCAAGCCAAGCAATCAATTGTAGAAATGTACGAGAATCATTTGTCGATTCGTGATATTATAGAGATAGGTCCTAACGATATAGCCTATATTTCAGCAGGATCTGGATTATCTACTGTATTTAATATGGATGAAGCCAAACTTAATTACTTTTTAGATCAATTTAATGAGATTACAAGTGACTATGATTATATCTTTTTTGACATGGGAGCAGGAGCATCTAATGATAGTCTAGCCTATATATTAGCAGCAGACGAATGTATCCTTGTTACAACGCCTGAACCGACATCAATGATGGATGGTTATGCAATGATAAAACATATTCACTATAAAAATGAACAACTGCCTTTCTATCTTTTAATTAATCGAGCTCAATCAGTTAATGAAGGTAAGCAGATAATTAAAAAGTTACAAAGAGTAACTCAACATTTTCTAGGTAAAGAAATTACACCTCTAGGTGTGTTACCAGATGATAAAAAGGTTTCAAAAGCAGTTGTCTCACAAGTGCCATTTGTTCTATATGATTCATCCGCACATGTATCACGTGCAATTGAACAAATAGTTAAACAATATTTAACTGATACTATTAATGTAGATCAAAAAGCTCCTTCATCCTTTATTTCGAAATTAAAAAAATTCATCAAAGAAAGGTAG